The Oreochromis niloticus isolate F11D_XX linkage group LG15, O_niloticus_UMD_NMBU, whole genome shotgun sequence genome includes a region encoding these proteins:
- the cpsf2 gene encoding cleavage and polyadenylation specificity factor subunit 2, with protein sequence MTSIIKLTAVSGVQEETALCYLLQVDEFRFLLDCGWDENFSMEIIDVMKRHVHQVDAVLLSHPDPIHLGALPYAVGKLGLNCTIYATIPVYKMGQMFMYDLYQSRNNSEDFTLFTLDDVDAAFDKIQQLKYSQIVNLKGKGHGLSITPLPAGHMIGGTIWKIVKDGEEEIVYAVDFNHKREIHLNGCSLESLSRPSLLITDSFNAAYVQPRRKQRDEQLLTNVMETLRGDGNVLIAVDTAGRVLELAQLLDQIWRTKDAGLGAYPLALLNNVSYNVVEFSKSQVEWMSDKLMRCFEDKRNNPFQFRHLTLCHSLADLARVPSPKVVLCSQPDLESGFSRELFIQWCQNAKNSIILTYRTTPGTLARYLIDNPGEKMLDLEVKKRVKLEGKELEEYLEKEKLKKETAKKLEQAKEVDVDSSDESDMDDDLDQSAVVKTKHHDLMMKGEGSRKGSFFKQAKKSYPMFPTHEERIKWDEYGEIIRLEEFLVPELQATEEEKSKLESGLTNGDEPMDQDLSVVPTKCISSTESLEIRARVTYIDYEGRSDGDSIKKIINQMKPRQLVIVRGPPEASLDLAESCKAFSKDIKVYTPKLQETVDATSETHIYQVRLKDSLVSSLQFCKAKDTELAWIDGVLDMRVVKVDTGVILEEGVKDEAEESELAMDIAPDLGTDPVNIAVAAQRAMKNLFGEDEKEFSEESDVIPTLEPLPPNETPGHQSVFINEPRLSDFKQVLLREGIQAEFVGGVLVCNNMVAVRRTEAGRIGLEGCLCDDYYKIRELLYQQYAVV encoded by the exons ATGACGTCCATTATCAAGCTAACAGCCGTGTCAGGGGTTCAGGAGGAGACTGCCCTTTGTTACCTGCTGCAGGTGGATGAATTCCGCTTCCTCTTGGACTGCGGCTGGGATGAGAACTTCTCCATGGAAATCATAGATGTTATGAAGAG ACATGTTCATCAGGTCGACGCTGTGCTGCTCTCCCATCCCGACCCCATACACTTGGGAGCCCTGCCATACGCTGTGGGCAAACTGGGGCTGAACTGTACTATCTATGCCACGATTCCTGTCTACAAGATGGGGCAGATGTTCATGTACGATCTGTATCAG TCCCGAAACAACAGTGAAGATTTTACACTGTTCACTCTTGATGATGTGGATGCTGCTTTTGATAAGATCCAGCAGCTGAAGTACTCTCAGATTGTCAATTTgaaag GAAAAGGGCACGGTCTTTCCATTACTCCTCTTCCAGCCGGTCACATGATTGGAGGCACTatttggaaaattgtgaaggatggGGAGGAGGAGATTGTTTACGCCGTGGACTTTAACCACAAGAGAGAAAT CCACCTCAATGGCTGCTCATTGGAGAGCCTCAGCCGTCCATCCTTACTTATTACAGACTCCTTCAATGCGGCGTATGTACAACCACGTCGCAAGCAAAGAGATGAGCAGCTACTTA CCAATGTGATGGAGACCCTGCGTGGTGATGGCAATGTCCTTATTGCCGTCGATACAGCTGGGCGTGTGCTGGAACTGGCTCAGCTCCTGGACCAGATTTGGAGGACGAAGGATGCTGGGCTCGGAGCTTACCCACTCGCTCTGCTTAACAATGTTAGCTACAATGTAGTGGAGTTCTCAAAGTCCCAG GTGGAGTGGATGAGTGACAAGCTCATGAGGTGTTTTGAGGACAAGAGGAACAACCCGTTCCAATTCCGACATTTGACCCTGTGCCACAGTCTGGCAGACCTGGCCCGTGTACCCAGCCCCAAGGTGGTGCTCTGCAGCCAACCGGACCTTGAGTCAGGGTTTTCTCGAGAACTTTTTATCCAGTGGtgtcaaaatgcaaaaaattCCATCATCCTGACGTACCGCACCACACCTGGAACCTTAGCTCGCTACCTCATCGACAACCCTGGAGAAAAGATGCTGGATCTGGAG GTCAAGAAGAGAGTAAAACTCGAAGGCAAGGAGCTGGAAGAATACCTGGAAAAGGAGAAACTTAAGAAAGAAACTGCTAAAAAACTTGAACAAGCAAAAGA GGTGGATGTGGACTCCAGCGATGAGAGCGATATGGATGATGATCTGGATCAGTCGGCTGTAGTAAAAACCAAACACCACGATTTGATGATGAAGGGCGAGGGCAGCCGTAAAGGCAGTTTCTTCAAACAGGCCAAAAAGTCATATCCAATGTTCCCCACACACGAGGAGAGAATCAAATGGGACGAGTATGGAGAAATCATCAG GCTAGAGGAGTTTCTGGTTCCTGAATTGCAagccacagaggaggagaagagcaAATTAGAATCTGGTTTGACCAATGGAGATGAACCTATGGACCAGGATCTGTCTGTAGTCCCCACAAAATGCATCTCAAGCACAGAAAGTCTTGAAATAAG AGCAAGGGTCACGTACATAGACTACGAGGGTCGCTCTGACGGGGACTCCATAAAGAAGATTATCAATCAGATGAAGCCCAGACAGCTGGTGATTGTTCGTGGGCCACCAGAAGCCAGTCTGGACCTGGCAGAGTCCTGCAAGGCTTTTAGCAAGGACATCAAAGTTTACACGCCTAAACTGCAGGAAACTGTGGATGCCACTAGTGAAACCCACATCTACCAG GTGCGGTTAAAAGACTCCTTGGTGAGTTCTCTGCAGTTCTGCAAGGCCAAAGACACGGAGCTAGCGTGGATTGACGGTGTGCTGGACATGCGTGTAGTGAAGGTGGATACCGGTGTGATACTGGAGGAGGGTGTGAAAGACGAGGCGGAAGAAAGCGAGCTGGCTATGGACATCGCCCCCGATCTTGGCACTGACCCCGTCAACATAGCAGTCGCGGCACAGCGAGCCATGAAGAACTTGTTCGGAGAGGATGAGAAGGAGTTTTCCGAAGAGAGTGATGTCATTCCCACGCTGGAACCACTGCCACCAAACGAG ACTCCAGGGCATCAGTCGGTGTTCATCAACGAGCCTCGTCTGTCTGACTTCAAGCAAGTCTTGCTGAGAGAGGGCATCCAGGCTGAGTTTGTGGGAGGAGTGCTGGTATGCAACAACATGGTGGCCGTCCGCAGA ACGGAGGCCGGACGCATTGGCCTGGAAGGCTGCCTGTGTGACGACTATTATAAGATCCGGGAGCTGCTGTATCAGCAGTACGCTGTTGTATAG